The genomic interval AGATGACCGCGGGCACGCCGTCGGCGCGCAGGCGGTTGACCAGTTCCACGCTCTCCGGCATGGCGGGACCCCGGTATTCCTGGTGGATCCGGTCCTCGGTGGCGGCGAGCAGCAGCTCCGGGCGGCGGGTCAGGGCCTCGACGAGCAGGGCCGCCCGGCCGGCGTTGAGGGCCGCGTCGACGTGCGGGACGGTGCGCGGGAGCAGGCCGCGCGCCGTCTCGGTGAGCACCGGGCGCCCCGGTACGAAGACCACCGGGACGACCGATTCGGCGGGGTCCATCCGGATCGCCCGGGCCGCGCCGCCGTCCATCCAGGCGAGCGTGAAGCCGCCGAGCAGACAGGCCGCGACGTTGTCGGGGTGCCCCTCGATCTCGGTCGCCAGCTCCAGCAGGGCCGCGTCGTCGAGGCGGGCGTCGCCGCCCGTCGTCACGGCGCGGGCGGCGACGATTCCGGCGCAGATGGCGGCGGAGGAGGAGCCGAGGCCGCGGCCGTGCGGGATG from Streptomyces sp. CA-278952 carries:
- the thrB gene encoding homoserine kinase, with amino-acid sequence MAGPAFRAAAVRVRVPATSANLGPGFDALGLSLGLYDDVVVRVADSGLHIDIAGEGSDTLPRDESHLLVRSLRTAFDLLGGQPRGLEIVCANRIPHGRGLGSSSAAICAGIVAARAVTTGGDARLDDAALLELATEIEGHPDNVAACLLGGFTLAWMDGGAARAIRMDPAESVVPVVFVPGRPVLTETARGLLPRTVPHVDAALNAGRAALLVEALTRRPELLLAATEDRIHQEYRGPAMPESVELVNRLRADGVPAVISGAGPTVLALAEEGSADKVARLAGEGWAANRLALDATGASVLPLAA